The Triticum dicoccoides isolate Atlit2015 ecotype Zavitan chromosome 6A, WEW_v2.0, whole genome shotgun sequence genome has a window encoding:
- the LOC119316109 gene encoding uncharacterized protein LOC119316109 gives MASTVYWYILLLDHLCRRQFEHANLEAMDESAEWRMKYDTELAKTRDLQDELLKVKTSLSNSTKRFEELQKDNEMLKRQTESMKLECNCTIPLNITQE, from the exons ATGGCTTCGA CGGTTTATTGGTATATTCTTTTGCTGGATCATCTTTGCAGGAGGCAGTTTGAGCATGCTAACCTAGAGGCAATGGATGAATCCGCTGAATGGAGAATGAAATACGACACGGAATTGGCGAAAACCAGGGACCTGCAAGATGAACTTTTAAAG GTCAAGACCTCACTGTCTAATTcaaccaagagatttgaagagtTACAAAAG GATAATGAGATGTTGAAGAGGCAGACTGAATCCATGAAACTGGAGTGCAATTGCACCATTCCATTGAATATTACTCAGGAATAA